From the Pseudomonadota bacterium genome, the window ACCGGATGAGTTCGGCATCATCCACTCGGGTAACGCGCTTTAGATACCCACGGCAGAACCCCCACCACAAGCCGACCGCCCCCACTAGATACGGTTTGTGGCCGCAGCGCTTGAGACACTTCAACGCCATGAAAAGCGGATGATACCCGGTGATGTAGTTGGCGAGACCAAACTTGACGTAGTTCTTCCAGGTTCCGTCCGCGCTGCCGGTGTAGCGGTGGTGCTTGAGTGGAACGTCTTTGAACGTGCGGGTCGTCCAGCCAAGCATGTTGGCCGTGAGCTCATCGATCGTGTCCCAGCCGGGTGCGCGCAACAGCCCACCGATCTCCGCCCAGCAATCATGCCGGTAGATCTTGGTGGCGCCGCGCACATGGAAGGAGGGGTCACCGGGCGATTCGCATACCAGATTGCCGTCCACCTGCTGGCAGATTAATCCGCCCCCGATGCCGAGTT encodes:
- a CDS encoding glycosyltransferase, which codes for MNPPRYIVITPARDEEGNIGHTIRSMVGQTRPPALWVIVNDGSTDQTANIIDVAAQEHSWILPVHRADRRFRQPGGGVVEAFYDGYCRIPAEPWDFLVKLDADLSFDTDYFERCLQKFADDPKLGIGGGLICQQVDGNLVCESPGDPSFHVRGATKIYRHDCWAEIGGLLRAPGWDTIDELTANMLGWTTRTFKDVPLKHHRYTGSADGTWKNYVKFGLANYITGYHPLFMALKCLKRCGHKPYLVGAVGLWWGFCRGYLKRVTRVDDAELIRYVRRQQFNKIVFKPSLW